In Oscillatoria sp. FACHB-1407, a single genomic region encodes these proteins:
- a CDS encoding PD-(D/E)XK nuclease family protein yields the protein MVIRLSQGQLSLLEICPRKFQHSYLDQLGSLTPVEQQERLIWGQQFHRLMQQHELGLPLTVSSDEAAPLKNHVEALVKAAPEIFHTPNVLLRQSEHRRTVEFAGYLLTVVYDLLILEDRRAQILDWKTYPRPTQSRSLERNWQTRLYPFVLAETTDYRPEDISITYWFVQGRAEDGEAAQPQHLTFRYSPTQHQRDRQDIARLLGQLTQWRLAEEPFPQVDPSQGYCTSCPFAIRCRRSGYEQNDGISLTLAEIQEVTL from the coding sequence ATGGTCATACGCTTATCCCAGGGGCAGCTTAGCTTGCTAGAAATCTGCCCTCGCAAGTTTCAACACAGTTATCTAGACCAGCTTGGCTCGCTGACTCCGGTCGAGCAACAGGAACGCTTGATCTGGGGACAACAGTTTCACCGGCTGATGCAACAACATGAGTTGGGCTTGCCACTCACGGTCTCTTCAGATGAAGCGGCTCCACTCAAAAACCATGTTGAAGCCCTGGTTAAAGCAGCACCAGAGATCTTCCACACCCCCAACGTTTTGTTGCGGCAGAGCGAACATCGGCGCACCGTGGAATTTGCAGGGTATCTGTTGACGGTGGTTTATGACCTGCTGATCCTGGAGGACAGACGAGCGCAGATTTTAGACTGGAAGACCTATCCACGCCCTACCCAGTCACGATCGCTAGAACGCAACTGGCAGACGCGCTTATATCCATTCGTCTTAGCTGAAACAACCGATTACCGACCCGAAGATATCTCCATCACCTATTGGTTTGTCCAGGGGAGAGCAGAAGATGGCGAGGCGGCTCAACCTCAACACCTGACATTCCGCTATAGCCCTACTCAACACCAGCGCGATCGCCAAGATATCGCCCGTCTACTCGGTCAACTGACCCAGTGGCGATTGGCTGAGGAGCCGTTTCCCCAAGTAGATCCATCTCAGGGATATTGTACGAGTTGTCCGTTTGCGATTCGATGTCGTCGTAGTGGGTATGAGCAAAACGATGGAATATCGCTCACGCTCGCTGAGATTCAAGAGGTGACATTGTAG
- a CDS encoding ATP-dependent Clp protease ATP-binding subunit, translating to MFERFTEKAIKVIMLAQEEARRLGHNFVGTEQILLGLIGEGTGVAAKVLKSMGVNLKDARIEVEKIIGRGSGFVAVEIPFTPRAKRVLELSLEEARQLGHNYIGTEHLLLGLIREGEGVAARVLENLGVDLSKVRTQVIRMLGETAEVSAGGSQGRTKTPTLDEFGSNLTQMAAEGKLDPVVGRQKEIERVIQILGRRTKNNPVLIGEPGVGKTAIAEGLAQRISNNDVPDILEEKRVVTLDIGLLVAGTKYRGEFEERLKKIMDEIRQAGNVILVIDEVHTLIGAGAAEGAIDAANILKPALARGELQCIGATTLDEYRKHIERDAALERRFQPVMVGEPTVDETIEILRGLRERYEQHHKLKISDAALEAAAKLSDRYISDRYLPDKAIDLVDEAGSRVRLINSQLPPAAKELDKELRQVLKDKDDAVRSQDFDRAAELRDREMEIKAEIRAIAQNRKAESTDGEDYSPIVDEEDIAQIVASWTGVPVNKLTESESEKLLHMEDTLHNRLIGQDEAVKAVSRAIRRARVGLKNPNRPIASFIFSGPTGVGKTELTKALASYFFGSEDAMIRLDMSEYMERHTVSKLIGSPPGYVGYNEGGQLTEAVRRRPYTVVLFDEIEKAHPDVFNMLLQILEDGRLTDAKGRTVDFKNTLLIMTSNIGSKVIEKGGGGLGFDFASESAADSQYNRIRSLVNEELKQYFRPEFLNRLDEIIVFRQLTKDEVKEISDILLREVFGRLSEQGITLEVTERFKDRLVEEGYNPAYGARPLRRAIMRLLEDSLAEEILSGRIKDGDVAVVDVNDEGQVNVLPGEKRELLPQAVE from the coding sequence ATGTTTGAACGCTTCACAGAAAAAGCCATTAAGGTGATTATGCTTGCCCAGGAAGAAGCTCGTCGCCTGGGACATAATTTTGTGGGTACAGAGCAGATCCTCCTGGGTCTGATTGGAGAAGGGACCGGCGTCGCCGCCAAAGTTCTCAAATCGATGGGTGTCAACTTAAAGGATGCCCGGATCGAGGTCGAAAAGATTATCGGTCGCGGTTCCGGATTCGTTGCTGTTGAAATCCCATTTACTCCACGAGCCAAGCGCGTTTTAGAACTGTCGCTTGAAGAAGCCCGCCAACTCGGACACAACTATATCGGTACCGAGCATCTACTGCTAGGGTTGATCCGAGAAGGAGAAGGGGTCGCTGCACGAGTGCTCGAAAATTTGGGTGTTGACCTGTCCAAGGTCCGGACTCAAGTTATTCGGATGTTGGGCGAAACTGCTGAAGTTTCCGCAGGAGGGAGCCAGGGACGGACTAAGACTCCAACCTTGGACGAGTTTGGCTCCAACTTGACGCAAATGGCGGCTGAGGGCAAGTTAGATCCAGTCGTGGGTCGTCAAAAAGAGATTGAACGGGTCATCCAAATCCTGGGTCGTCGTACTAAAAACAACCCTGTGTTAATTGGAGAACCTGGTGTCGGTAAAACGGCGATCGCCGAAGGCTTGGCACAACGCATCTCTAATAACGACGTACCCGACATTCTCGAAGAAAAACGGGTCGTCACTCTCGATATTGGTCTACTCGTTGCAGGCACAAAGTATCGGGGTGAATTTGAGGAACGCCTCAAGAAAATCATGGATGAGATCCGTCAAGCCGGAAACGTCATTCTGGTCATTGACGAGGTTCATACCCTGATTGGGGCAGGTGCGGCAGAAGGGGCGATCGATGCAGCTAACATCCTGAAGCCTGCACTGGCACGGGGTGAATTGCAATGTATCGGTGCAACCACGCTGGACGAATACCGCAAACATATTGAACGAGATGCCGCTCTGGAACGCCGCTTCCAACCTGTGATGGTCGGCGAACCAACGGTTGATGAAACCATTGAGATCTTGCGTGGCTTGCGCGAACGCTATGAGCAGCACCACAAGCTCAAGATTTCAGATGCGGCTTTAGAGGCAGCGGCTAAGCTGTCTGATCGTTACATTAGCGATCGCTACTTACCCGATAAAGCGATCGACTTGGTGGACGAGGCAGGATCTCGTGTCCGCTTAATCAACTCGCAATTGCCTCCCGCTGCTAAAGAATTGGATAAAGAATTGCGCCAAGTCCTCAAAGATAAGGACGATGCCGTTCGTTCTCAAGACTTTGACCGGGCAGCAGAACTGCGCGATCGCGAAATGGAAATCAAAGCTGAAATCCGGGCGATCGCTCAAAACCGTAAGGCTGAGAGTACAGATGGCGAAGATTATTCACCCATTGTGGATGAAGAAGATATCGCTCAAATTGTGGCATCCTGGACAGGCGTTCCAGTCAACAAGTTGACGGAATCCGAGTCTGAGAAACTGCTACATATGGAAGACACGTTGCATAATCGCTTGATTGGTCAAGATGAAGCGGTGAAAGCCGTGTCTCGCGCAATTCGTCGTGCCCGTGTCGGTCTGAAGAACCCCAACCGCCCGATCGCCAGCTTTATCTTCTCTGGTCCTACTGGGGTTGGTAAGACTGAGCTAACCAAGGCGTTGGCTTCCTACTTCTTCGGCTCCGAAGATGCCATGATCCGACTCGATATGTCGGAATACATGGAGCGTCACACCGTTTCCAAGCTGATCGGTTCGCCTCCCGGCTACGTCGGTTACAACGAGGGTGGTCAGTTGACCGAAGCCGTTCGTCGTCGCCCTTATACGGTCGTGCTGTTCGACGAAATTGAGAAAGCTCACCCTGATGTCTTCAACATGCTCCTGCAAATCCTGGAGGATGGACGTCTAACTGACGCGAAAGGTCGTACGGTGGACTTCAAGAATACCCTGCTGATCATGACCTCCAACATTGGATCGAAGGTCATTGAGAAGGGTGGTGGCGGTCTTGGCTTCGACTTTGCCTCCGAAAGTGCGGCTGATTCCCAGTACAACCGGATTCGCTCTCTGGTTAACGAAGAACTCAAGCAATACTTCCGCCCAGAGTTCCTCAACCGTCTCGACGAAATCATCGTCTTCCGTCAGTTGACCAAGGACGAGGTCAAAGAGATTTCCGACATTCTGTTGCGCGAAGTCTTTGGACGTCTCAGTGAGCAGGGCATCACGCTGGAAGTCACCGAACGGTTTAAAGACCGATTGGTGGAGGAAGGCTACAACCCGGCTTACGGTGCTCGACCCCTGCGTCGTGCCATTATGCGCTTACTCGAAGACTCCTTAGCAGAGGAGATTCTGTCAGGTCGCATTAAGGATGGCGATGTTGCAGTGGTCGATGTCAACGATGAAGGTCAGGTTAATGTCCTTCCCGGTGAAAAGCGCGAGCTATTGCCTCAAGCCGTTGAATAA
- the mazF gene encoding endoribonuclease MazF → MVAPYIPDRGDIIFLDFDPTKGHEQRGHRPALVLSPRAYNQKSSLSLLVPVTRQRKGYPFEVPLPSGLETQGVILADQIKCLDWRARRVHFVESVPDEVIKEVQAKIEPLLL, encoded by the coding sequence TTGGTAGCACCTTACATTCCTGATCGAGGGGATATTATTTTTTTAGATTTTGATCCCACTAAAGGGCATGAGCAACGAGGGCATCGACCTGCTTTGGTTCTGTCGCCTCGCGCTTATAACCAAAAAAGCTCCCTGTCACTGTTGGTGCCAGTTACGAGGCAACGAAAAGGTTACCCATTTGAAGTTCCTTTACCATCTGGGTTAGAAACTCAAGGAGTGATTTTGGCAGATCAAATTAAGTGTCTAGATTGGAGGGCACGTAGGGTGCATTTTGTTGAATCTGTACCTGATGAGGTGATTAAAGAAGTCCAGGCAAAAATCGAACCACTGTTGCTATAG
- a CDS encoding rhodanese-like domain-containing protein, which produces MPRFLGIIPAPPKLQSRSRVYDLKSRLDWGEPALTIIDVRDRTEFNQGHVMGAISIPMKELVKRALTTLELDRDIYVYGDTDDETAIAANSLRDAGYSHISELRGGVAAWKAVGYPVESALIFRAS; this is translated from the coding sequence ATGCCTAGATTTCTTGGAATCATTCCGGCTCCACCAAAACTGCAATCCCGCTCACGGGTTTACGATCTCAAAAGCCGTTTGGATTGGGGCGAACCTGCCCTGACAATCATCGATGTCCGCGATCGCACCGAGTTTAATCAGGGACACGTCATGGGTGCCATTTCGATACCTATGAAGGAATTGGTCAAGCGTGCTTTAACCACCCTGGAGCTTGACCGAGATATTTATGTGTATGGCGATACCGACGACGAAACGGCGATCGCCGCTAACTCCCTGCGCGATGCTGGATACTCCCATATCTCCGAGTTACGGGGTGGGGTCGCTGCCTGGAAAGCGGTCGGTTATCCCGTCGAGTCGGCTCTCATCTTTAGAGCCTCTTAA
- a CDS encoding carbon dioxide-concentrating mechanism protein CcmK: MPVAVGALETKGFPAVLAAADAMVKAGRVTLVGYIRAGSARFTVMIRGDVSEVKTAMDAGIHAAENTPGGTLETWVIIPRPHENVECVLPIAFTQDVERFRESVETPILPGR, encoded by the coding sequence CACTGGAGACAAAAGGTTTTCCTGCTGTATTAGCGGCAGCAGATGCAATGGTGAAAGCAGGTCGCGTCACCTTAGTTGGTTACATTCGAGCCGGAAGTGCTCGATTCACCGTAATGATTCGTGGCGACGTGTCAGAGGTCAAAACTGCAATGGATGCAGGCATTCATGCCGCAGAAAACACCCCCGGTGGCACGTTAGAAACCTGGGTTATCATTCCCCGTCCCCACGAAAATGTGGAGTGTGTGTTGCCGATCGCCTTCACCCAGGATGTTGAGCGGTTCCGCGAATCGGTCGAAACGCCCATTCTGCCAGGACGATAA
- the lysA gene encoding diaminopimelate decarboxylase, protein MVSTPATAAERCGVQYLPQIQSDNPSPNQYLLPLTAQVNAQNHLEIGGCDVVELVNRFGSPLYILDEATLRTACRQYRDALKQYYPGESLVIYASKAWNCLAVCAVVASENLGIDVVSGGELYTALEAGVATDKLYLHGNNKSVDELQFAIASGITIVVDNWHELKTLVELNKHEEATPVRIMLRLTPGIECHTHEYIRTGHLDSKFGFDPDQLDEVFQFVSQQPALNCVGLHAHIGSQIFELQPHADLPGVMVQWLSKAASYGLSMQELDVGGGLGIRYTESDDPPSIDAWVKAVGEGVAQACKAQNIALPKLIVEPGRSLIGSACVTAYTVGSQKEIPTIRTYITVDGGMSDNPRPITYQSVYRAIAANRMREPLTKTVTIAGKHCESGDIVIKSADLPETQPGDTLVVMATGAYNYSMASNYNRLPRPAAVLVNAGEANLILQRETYQDLIRQDRLPERLIKQA, encoded by the coding sequence ATGGTATCAACTCCCGCTACAGCGGCAGAGCGTTGTGGTGTCCAGTATCTTCCTCAGATTCAGTCAGACAACCCTTCTCCTAATCAGTATTTGCTTCCTCTGACCGCTCAGGTTAACGCTCAAAACCATCTTGAAATTGGTGGATGTGATGTCGTTGAACTGGTCAATCGATTTGGCTCACCGCTTTACATCCTCGATGAAGCAACGCTGCGTACGGCTTGCCGTCAGTATCGCGATGCGTTGAAGCAGTATTATCCGGGTGAGTCACTGGTGATCTATGCCTCCAAAGCATGGAATTGTCTGGCCGTCTGTGCAGTGGTTGCCAGTGAAAATCTGGGGATTGATGTTGTGTCTGGTGGTGAGCTGTATACGGCTCTAGAAGCTGGAGTCGCCACTGATAAGCTCTATTTGCACGGTAATAATAAGTCAGTTGACGAGTTGCAGTTTGCCATTGCCTCTGGGATCACGATCGTTGTAGACAACTGGCATGAGTTAAAAACCCTGGTCGAGCTAAACAAGCACGAAGAGGCGACTCCAGTCAGGATTATGTTGCGCCTCACCCCAGGAATTGAGTGCCACACCCACGAATACATTCGTACGGGGCATTTAGACAGCAAATTTGGCTTTGATCCCGACCAACTGGATGAGGTCTTTCAGTTTGTCAGCCAACAACCTGCTCTAAATTGTGTTGGGTTACACGCTCACATTGGCTCCCAAATTTTTGAGTTGCAACCTCATGCAGATCTGCCAGGGGTGATGGTGCAGTGGCTTAGTAAAGCGGCAAGTTATGGCTTGTCGATGCAAGAGTTAGATGTGGGTGGTGGATTGGGTATCCGCTACACTGAATCCGATGATCCCCCCAGTATTGATGCCTGGGTGAAGGCGGTTGGTGAAGGTGTGGCTCAAGCTTGCAAGGCTCAAAACATTGCTCTGCCAAAACTGATTGTAGAGCCGGGGCGATCGCTGATTGGGTCTGCCTGTGTGACTGCTTATACCGTAGGGAGCCAGAAGGAGATCCCGACTATTCGCACCTACATTACGGTTGATGGCGGTATGTCGGACAATCCCCGTCCGATTACGTATCAATCTGTGTATCGGGCGATCGCTGCCAATCGTATGCGGGAACCGTTGACAAAAACCGTGACAATTGCCGGAAAACACTGTGAATCTGGCGATATTGTCATTAAGAGTGCTGATCTACCTGAAACTCAACCAGGAGATACCCTCGTGGTTATGGCAACGGGTGCCTACAATTACAGCATGGCATCCAACTACAACCGTCTACCTCGTCCAGCGGCGGTTTTAGTCAATGCAGGAGAGGCAAACTTAATTTTGCAACGGGAAACTTATCAAGATTTAATTCGACAAGATCGTCTACCAGAAAGACTGATCAAACAAGCATAA
- the rimI gene encoding ribosomal protein S18-alanine N-acetyltransferase — protein MNFLTLKPLTEDLLSAAIALDQQCFGGLWTIEGYQRELDSPFSDLLVLQRDSSSTSPTTPKIPEHYSSPLYPSNASPINSVTPCPPHSPLPTPHSPLLGLGCLWAILEEAHITILAIHPDYQRQGLGQFLLYRLLIAAWQRKLEWVTLEVRVSNQAAIALYQKFGFEIVGQRRNYYPDTGEDALILWRSGIQKPEFCEMLRIQYQEVCDRLLQSGWHLSKELTDLDFFKFPLDVNSPS, from the coding sequence GTGAATTTTCTGACACTCAAGCCACTAACAGAAGACCTCCTATCCGCCGCGATCGCTCTGGATCAGCAATGTTTTGGTGGGTTGTGGACAATAGAGGGCTATCAGCGAGAGCTAGATAGTCCTTTTAGTGATTTATTGGTGTTGCAGCGAGACAGTAGTTCGACTTCGCCCACTACACCGAAAATTCCAGAACATTATTCATCACCCCTCTACCCCTCTAACGCCTCACCTATCAACTCAGTTACCCCTTGCCCCCCGCACTCCCCACTCCCCACTCCCCACTCCCCACTCCTGGGTCTTGGTTGCCTGTGGGCAATTCTTGAAGAGGCACACATCACTATCCTGGCGATTCACCCCGATTATCAACGACAGGGGTTAGGGCAATTTTTGCTTTATCGGCTGTTAATAGCGGCATGGCAACGAAAACTAGAGTGGGTCACACTAGAAGTACGGGTTTCCAATCAGGCAGCGATCGCCCTCTATCAAAAGTTTGGGTTTGAGATAGTGGGTCAACGCCGCAATTATTACCCTGATACAGGTGAAGATGCGTTGATCTTGTGGCGCAGCGGCATTCAAAAGCCTGAATTTTGCGAGATGTTGCGAATACAGTATCAGGAGGTTTGCGATCGCCTTTTACAGTCAGGTTGGCATCTCTCTAAAGAGCTGACTGATCTCGACTTTTTCAAATTCCCCCTTGACGTAAATTCCCCTTCCTGA
- a CDS encoding DUF3134 domain-containing protein, protein MENRALREEPRNKPAPVIPPQRDASILDWLEGTGRLLARDTGDFDYRDDEEEINELMAGEDNSFEMDDDDDDVLDLDE, encoded by the coding sequence ATGGAAAATCGCGCCTTACGTGAAGAGCCTCGCAATAAACCCGCCCCTGTGATCCCGCCCCAACGGGATGCCTCTATTCTCGATTGGTTGGAGGGTACGGGTCGTCTTCTAGCTCGCGATACTGGGGATTTTGACTATCGTGACGATGAAGAAGAAATCAATGAGCTGATGGCAGGCGAAGACAACAGCTTTGAAATGGATGACGACGATGACGATGTCCTCGATCTCGATGAATAG
- a CDS encoding AbrB/MazE/SpoVT family DNA-binding domain-containing protein, producing the protein MAATIAKWGNSLAIRIPQALAKEIQLAEGVEVDLVVVDGNLLVKPKSHKRYSLDELVQGITPDNCHAEIDSSTAVGNEVW; encoded by the coding sequence ATGGCAGCAACAATCGCAAAGTGGGGAAATAGCCTTGCTATTCGTATTCCACAGGCGTTAGCCAAGGAAATCCAACTGGCAGAAGGGGTTGAGGTTGATCTCGTCGTGGTGGATGGGAATCTGCTTGTGAAACCAAAAAGTCACAAGCGGTACTCATTAGATGAGCTAGTTCAAGGAATTACGCCCGATAATTGTCATGCTGAGATTGACAGCAGTACAGCCGTGGGGAATGAAGTTTGGTAG
- a CDS encoding isoprenyl transferase, with product MTANSTLLRELPADLDRERLPRHVAVIMDGNGRWAKRQGLPRIMGHRRGVDTLKDMLRCCKDWGIKALTAYAFSTENWGRPLEEVDFLMTLFERVLRQELREMMAEDVRIRFVGNLSALPPSLRAEIERSMIETQHNQGIEFSVATNYGGRQEIVQACRAIATQVQQGLIQPEDIDESLFEQHLYTRGVCDPDLLIRTSGEMRISNFLLWQMAYAEIYITDTMWPDFDRAEFHRALCAYQQRDRRFGRVK from the coding sequence ATGACAGCAAATTCCACCCTTTTAAGAGAGTTACCTGCCGATTTAGATCGGGAACGATTGCCAAGACATGTGGCTGTGATTATGGATGGCAATGGTCGCTGGGCAAAGCGACAGGGGTTGCCTCGGATTATGGGGCATCGTCGGGGGGTAGACACACTCAAGGACATGCTCCGCTGTTGTAAAGACTGGGGTATCAAAGCCTTGACAGCCTATGCATTCTCGACAGAGAACTGGGGACGTCCACTCGAAGAAGTGGACTTTTTGATGACTTTGTTCGAGCGCGTGCTGCGACAAGAGTTGCGCGAGATGATGGCAGAGGATGTTCGGATTCGCTTTGTGGGTAATTTGAGCGCACTACCACCATCGCTCCGGGCAGAAATCGAACGCTCTATGATTGAAACTCAACACAATCAAGGCATTGAGTTTTCAGTGGCGACAAATTACGGGGGTCGCCAGGAAATTGTGCAGGCGTGTCGCGCGATCGCCACTCAGGTTCAGCAGGGGTTGATTCAACCCGAAGACATCGATGAATCGCTGTTTGAACAGCACCTTTACACCCGTGGAGTGTGTGATCCTGACTTATTAATTCGCACTAGTGGCGAAATGCGGATCAGCAACTTTCTGCTGTGGCAGATGGCATACGCAGAGATTTACATCACTGACACGATGTGGCCCGACTTTGACCGAGCCGAGTTTCACCGAGCGTTGTGTGCTTATCAACAGCGCGATCGCCGTTTTGGGCGAGTGAAGTAA
- the cdaA gene encoding diadenylate cyclase CdaA, producing MASLLKQWLTNLGWDQSLLRSVIDVGLVLALTYIVLVIIGERRTLWMVRGLILLMLASALSSYFELKLLNFVLEKLVIGSAVAMAFILQAEFRRFLEQLGRGEILQLFQPSHEAIPKPDSVIDEIVDAVKELSQNRTGALLILETNRPIDERDFSVPGVKLNAEVSKELLQTIFQTTTLLHDGAVLIRASRVVAAGVILPLSERTASRQLGTRHRAAMGITERVENCICVVVSEETGSISLAERGVLNRPLTSNKLRELLMARFSQSVEREAVAPQLRSLGRQLRTQVTVLFSRFVRFLLSASREKK from the coding sequence ATGGCATCTCTCTTAAAGCAATGGCTGACAAACCTTGGCTGGGATCAGTCCTTGCTACGGTCTGTCATTGATGTTGGGTTGGTTCTGGCTCTGACCTACATTGTGCTGGTCATTATTGGAGAACGCCGTACCCTCTGGATGGTCAGAGGGTTAATTTTGTTGATGCTGGCATCGGCGTTGAGCAGTTATTTTGAACTGAAACTGCTCAACTTTGTGTTAGAAAAGCTGGTGATTGGATCTGCGGTGGCGATGGCATTTATCCTCCAGGCAGAGTTTCGTCGGTTTCTGGAGCAGTTAGGGCGGGGGGAGATCTTGCAACTCTTTCAGCCCTCGCATGAGGCGATTCCGAAGCCCGATAGTGTCATTGATGAGATTGTGGACGCTGTGAAGGAACTATCGCAAAACCGAACAGGGGCACTGCTGATTTTAGAAACAAACCGTCCCATAGATGAACGCGATTTTTCAGTGCCAGGGGTCAAACTGAATGCAGAAGTGTCGAAGGAGTTGCTACAAACCATCTTCCAAACGACGACTCTGTTACACGATGGTGCGGTTCTAATCCGTGCTTCGCGTGTTGTCGCTGCGGGGGTGATTCTGCCACTCTCGGAGCGGACAGCATCTCGTCAGTTAGGAACTCGCCACCGAGCTGCTATGGGAATCACTGAACGAGTCGAAAACTGCATCTGCGTTGTTGTATCCGAAGAGACAGGGTCTATTTCGTTAGCCGAACGAGGAGTTTTAAACCGACCGCTAACCAGCAATAAATTGAGGGAACTATTAATGGCGCGGTTTTCTCAATCTGTTGAACGAGAGGCGGTTGCCCCCCAACTACGGAGTTTGGGTCGCCAGCTTAGAACTCAAGTCACGGTGTTGTTTTCGCGTTTTGTCCGCTTTTTATTGTCGGCTTCTCGGGAGAAAAAATGA
- the mraY gene encoding phospho-N-acetylmuramoyl-pentapeptide-transferase yields MDAKLSPNEQIGLSGRVLSIILGTVLLGIAPLLDMLAGRTPWGVALTLPLWVSAIATALLGFWVVPQLRRLKMGQFIREDGPQAHLKKAGTPTMGGLFVVPTGVAIALLWSGFTPNVVAVAALTLAYGFIGWLDDWQILRRKSNKGISPRLKLMLQIGFGALFCLWAMWSGQSTNITGLALPLGLTLPLGFLFYPLAWFVLVAESNATNLTDGLDGLAGGTGAIALFGLAVLVSPTSPDLMVFCACMAGSFLGFLVHNHNPARVFMGDTGALAMGGALAAVAILTQNLLGLLILSGIFFAETLSVIAQVSYYKATKDSNGVGKRLFKMAPLHHHLELTGWSEIQVVARFYLVGGLLALICIALYL; encoded by the coding sequence GTGGATGCTAAATTATCGCCGAATGAACAGATAGGTCTTTCAGGTAGGGTGCTATCCATTATTCTGGGAACCGTTCTCCTGGGCATTGCTCCCCTGCTTGATATGCTTGCAGGTCGCACTCCCTGGGGTGTCGCTTTAACACTGCCCCTATGGGTTAGTGCGATCGCAACTGCGCTCTTAGGGTTTTGGGTTGTGCCTCAACTGCGTCGCCTAAAGATGGGGCAATTTATTCGTGAAGACGGTCCCCAGGCGCACTTAAAAAAAGCTGGAACGCCGACCATGGGTGGGTTGTTTGTCGTGCCAACGGGTGTGGCGATCGCACTGCTCTGGTCAGGGTTTACGCCAAATGTTGTCGCTGTAGCCGCTCTGACACTTGCCTATGGTTTTATTGGCTGGCTAGACGACTGGCAAATTTTGCGACGTAAATCAAATAAAGGCATTTCTCCGCGCTTGAAATTGATGCTCCAGATTGGCTTTGGGGCATTATTTTGTTTGTGGGCCATGTGGAGTGGTCAATCGACTAATATCACTGGATTAGCGTTACCGCTGGGTTTGACGCTTCCATTAGGGTTTTTGTTTTATCCCCTTGCCTGGTTTGTGTTGGTAGCTGAGAGCAATGCGACCAACCTGACCGATGGTTTGGATGGTTTGGCTGGAGGAACGGGGGCGATCGCCCTGTTTGGGTTAGCCGTTCTGGTTTCTCCCACCTCTCCAGATTTGATGGTGTTCTGCGCTTGTATGGCAGGTAGTTTTCTAGGATTTTTGGTGCATAATCACAATCCTGCACGGGTGTTTATGGGTGACACCGGAGCACTGGCGATGGGGGGTGCTCTGGCAGCAGTCGCCATCTTGACTCAAAACTTGCTTGGGTTACTCATCCTCAGTGGCATCTTCTTTGCGGAGACACTATCGGTGATTGCTCAGGTGAGCTATTACAAAGCGACTAAAGATAGTAACGGGGTGGGTAAGCGTCTATTCAAAATGGCTCCCCTGCATCATCATTTGGAACTGACTGGATGGAGTGAGATTCAAGTCGTGGCTCGTTTCTATCTGGTAGGTGGGCTGCTGGCACTTATCTGCATCGCACTTTACCTGTAA
- a CDS encoding PAP/fibrillin family protein has protein sequence MIGKTALLEAIAGKNRGLLATDADQRAILAAVAQLEDRNPTPRPVEALDKLDGNWRLLYTTSQDLLRVEQVPFLKLGQVYQYVRANAAKIYNVAEVAGLPYLEGLVSVAARFQAVNERRVDVKFERSILGLQRLVDYRSVDYFVAQIEAGKTFTAIDVSLENRDRQGWLDITYLDDDLRIGRGNEGSVFVLTKVN, from the coding sequence ATGATTGGCAAGACGGCACTGTTAGAGGCGATCGCAGGTAAAAACCGGGGCTTGTTAGCCACCGATGCCGACCAGAGAGCCATTCTTGCTGCCGTTGCTCAACTTGAAGATCGCAACCCCACCCCTCGCCCTGTTGAAGCACTGGACAAACTCGATGGCAATTGGCGGTTACTGTATACCACTAGCCAGGATTTGTTGCGGGTTGAACAAGTGCCATTCCTCAAGCTGGGGCAAGTCTATCAATATGTCCGCGCCAATGCAGCCAAGATTTACAACGTTGCTGAAGTGGCTGGTCTACCTTATCTAGAAGGGTTGGTGAGTGTCGCCGCTCGATTTCAGGCAGTCAATGAACGTCGGGTGGATGTTAAATTTGAGCGATCGATCTTGGGACTTCAGCGATTGGTTGACTATCGCTCCGTTGACTATTTCGTAGCCCAAATTGAAGCGGGTAAAACGTTTACGGCGATCGACGTCAGTCTGGAAAATCGCGATCGCCAGGGTTGGTTAGACATCACTTATTTAGATGACGACTTGAGAATCGGACGGGGCAACGAGGGCAGCGTCTTTGTTTTAACCAAAGTTAACTGA